The Myxococcota bacterium genome has a segment encoding these proteins:
- the mreC gene encoding rod shape-determining protein MreC has product MPDLWRRLGAPIAFGALALLAVLTMVSDRRAIRDDARDLPWWQAIVLEITVPVQKVLLAPVDTAKGAWARYVDLVGVRDENGELRGRIAELEEANLQFREALVASGNLQRIASMRDEFEAPLLPSEIVGLDVSPWFRSVLLDRGGEHGVRSGNPVITDQGVVGLVTATSKRASKTMLLLDRQSAIDGIVQRSRARGIVRGRGTGELEFEFVVRGSDVREGDVVITSGMGGVYPKGLRIGVVRSVSDAGGRLLQTAVLVPSVDFGRLEQVFVVLRRSATMDLLFGALGDADPEPVDAAAASREVEREMAQAVAEPPAP; this is encoded by the coding sequence ATGCCCGATCTCTGGCGTCGGCTCGGTGCGCCCATCGCGTTCGGAGCGCTGGCGCTGCTCGCCGTGCTGACGATGGTCTCGGACCGTCGCGCGATCCGCGACGACGCGCGCGACCTCCCGTGGTGGCAGGCGATCGTCCTCGAGATCACCGTTCCCGTGCAGAAGGTGCTGCTCGCGCCGGTCGACACCGCGAAGGGCGCGTGGGCGCGTTATGTCGACCTCGTCGGCGTGCGCGACGAGAACGGCGAGCTGCGCGGTCGCATCGCCGAGCTCGAGGAGGCGAACCTGCAGTTCCGCGAGGCGCTCGTCGCGAGCGGGAACCTGCAGCGCATCGCCTCGATGCGCGACGAGTTCGAGGCGCCGCTGCTGCCGAGCGAGATCGTCGGGCTCGACGTGTCGCCGTGGTTCCGCAGCGTGCTGCTCGACCGCGGCGGCGAGCACGGCGTGCGCAGCGGCAACCCCGTCATCACCGACCAGGGCGTCGTCGGCCTCGTGACCGCGACGTCGAAGCGCGCGTCGAAGACGATGCTGCTGCTCGACCGCCAGAGCGCGATCGACGGCATCGTGCAGCGGAGCCGCGCGCGCGGCATCGTGCGCGGGCGCGGCACGGGCGAGCTCGAGTTCGAGTTCGTCGTGCGCGGGAGCGACGTGCGCGAAGGCGACGTCGTGATCACGTCGGGCATGGGCGGCGTGTATCCGAAGGGGCTCCGCATCGGCGTCGTGCGCTCGGTGAGCGACGCCGGCGGCCGCCTGCTGCAGACCGCCGTGCTCGTGCCCTCGGTCGACTTCGGCCGGCTCGAGCAGGTCTTCGTCGTGCTGCGGCGCAGCGCGACGATGGACCTGCTGTTCGGCGCGCTCGGCGACGCCGACCCGGAGCCCGTCGACGCCGCGGCCGCGTCGCGCGAGGTCGAGCGCGAGATGGCGCAGGCGGTCGCGGAGCCGCCCGCGCCGTGA
- the mreD gene encoding rod shape-determining protein MreD: MRRVAVLLAAGLLALIVQSAAVLVVPYPFCPDLGLLVVVALGLHWAPLPSGFAMAAALGYATDVLSSSLLGQHALLRLLTFAAARVTGRQIHLRGALPLAVFAAGLTVAYAAALQAVLAFFTSSSPEVGAVGRTLVHAVVNALFAPPVAALVEWLAAWSGDDDPSRRTVRLEARGAR, translated from the coding sequence GTGAGGCGCGTCGCCGTCCTGCTCGCGGCGGGCCTGCTCGCGCTGATCGTGCAGAGCGCGGCCGTGCTCGTCGTGCCCTATCCCTTCTGTCCGGATCTCGGCCTGCTCGTCGTGGTCGCGCTCGGCCTGCACTGGGCGCCGCTCCCGAGCGGCTTCGCGATGGCCGCGGCGCTCGGCTACGCGACCGACGTGCTGTCGAGCTCGCTGCTCGGACAGCACGCGCTGCTGCGCCTCCTGACGTTCGCGGCCGCGCGCGTGACGGGCCGCCAGATCCACCTGCGCGGCGCGCTGCCGCTGGCCGTGTTCGCGGCCGGGCTCACCGTCGCCTACGCGGCCGCCCTGCAGGCCGTGCTCGCGTTCTTCACCAGCTCGTCGCCCGAGGTCGGCGCGGTCGGACGCACGCTCGTGCACGCGGTCGTCAACGCGCTCTTCGCGCCGCCCGTCGCCGCGCTCGTCGAGTGGCTGGCCGCGTGGTCGGGCGACGACGATCCGTCGCGCCGCACGGTGCGGCTCGAAGCGCGGGGCGCGCGGTGA